One genomic segment of bacterium includes these proteins:
- a CDS encoding Mut7-C RNAse domain-containing protein: MEDAPRFVADAMLGRLARWLRLCGLDVVYDPRLDDREIARIAAREERTVLTRDAALLRRRLVRRGLFIEAQELGPQLRQVFAACGLAPERLVLFSRCVSCNGLVEEVSPAAVAGRVPPYVLRTQGRFTSCPGCGRIYWAGTQVPAARARLAELLHEEKADGAGRPGEGPGDQFRPPA, encoded by the coding sequence GTGGAAGACGCCCCGCGGTTCGTGGCCGACGCGATGCTCGGCCGCCTCGCCCGCTGGCTGCGGCTGTGCGGGCTGGACGTCGTCTACGACCCGCGGCTCGACGACCGCGAGATCGCGCGGATCGCGGCCCGCGAGGAGCGCACGGTCCTGACCCGCGACGCCGCCCTGCTGCGGCGGCGGCTGGTGCGCCGCGGCCTGTTCATCGAGGCCCAAGAGCTGGGCCCGCAACTGCGGCAGGTCTTCGCCGCCTGCGGCCTCGCCCCCGAGCGGCTCGTTCTGTTCAGCCGCTGCGTCTCCTGCAACGGCCTCGTCGAGGAGGTCTCCCCCGCCGCGGTCGCCGGGCGGGTGCCGCCGTACGTCCTGCGGACGCAGGGGCGGTTCACCAGTTGCCCGGGCTGCGGGCGGATCTACTGGGCCGGGACGCAGGTCCCGGCCGCGCGGGCCCGCTTGGCGGAGCTTCTTCATGAAGAAAAGGCGGACGGAGCGGGGCGTCCCGGGGAGGGGCCGGGGGACCAATTTCGCCCGCCGGCTTGA